A single genomic interval of Nonomuraea rubra harbors:
- a CDS encoding FUSC family protein → MSALPFHQLRPRVRMPVRAALRLAPLGDLWHKPALSGVAALAVVLLALLLAGRLDLTLYASAGAMCALYGHGLPYAARARALGWVVLGMLAGTAAALVTAALTDSVAVRVAVAAVLAGVHKAACDATRIGPPGNVVLTFIAASAAFVPGQRLADVPVHVGLGVLGGLVAWVVGMAPGLLRPHGPERIAVARALEATARLLRARDEGTRGGRGGDVQQARHAAATAVNAAWQTLLRAGDRREGLRLLLVRAESAAARVGDGGSGDGGLGDGGFGDGGPADLGPADLGSGDRGSGGGVDAGMLLAWAHELRKGRPVPEPPVCDARTQDAEQAELTGIAAEHVERKGSASSPFALVARWWRVVVMVAGGAVLAGWVSMALGVGRPYWAVVTAAAVFAANTTMSWSRALQRVVGNLLGVALFTLIVPVTRWGAVALVVAVLVMQFVTEAAITRNYWLGSVFVAPMAMLMTEFARAEPVPALVADRWLDTCLGAAAGLLACVVLPDRRAAARVRDGLERLEHLIGEPRGRAERDRLRAALVELREAADLAAGEWWSAALPQERIAAAERAGHHRLAELSA, encoded by the coding sequence GTGAGTGCCCTTCCCTTCCACCAGCTCAGGCCCCGTGTCCGCATGCCCGTCCGGGCCGCGCTACGCCTCGCGCCCCTCGGCGACCTGTGGCACAAACCCGCCCTCAGCGGGGTGGCCGCACTCGCCGTGGTCCTGCTCGCACTGCTCCTGGCGGGGCGGCTGGACCTGACCCTGTACGCCTCCGCCGGGGCCATGTGCGCCCTGTACGGGCACGGCCTGCCGTACGCGGCCCGGGCCAGGGCGCTGGGATGGGTCGTGCTGGGGATGCTGGCGGGCACCGCGGCCGCCCTCGTCACGGCGGCGCTCACCGACTCGGTCGCCGTCCGGGTGGCGGTCGCCGCCGTGCTGGCGGGGGTGCACAAGGCGGCCTGCGACGCGACCAGGATCGGCCCGCCGGGGAACGTCGTGCTCACCTTCATCGCGGCCAGCGCCGCCTTCGTTCCAGGGCAGCGCCTCGCCGACGTTCCCGTGCACGTGGGGCTGGGGGTGCTGGGCGGGCTCGTGGCCTGGGTGGTGGGCATGGCGCCCGGGCTCCTCCGCCCGCACGGTCCCGAGCGCATCGCGGTCGCCCGCGCTCTGGAGGCGACGGCCCGGCTCCTGCGCGCCCGGGACGAGGGCACCCGTGGTGGGCGGGGTGGTGACGTCCAGCAGGCGCGCCATGCTGCGGCGACGGCGGTCAACGCCGCGTGGCAGACGCTGCTCCGTGCGGGCGATCGGCGCGAGGGGCTGCGGCTGCTGCTGGTGCGGGCCGAGTCGGCCGCCGCCCGCGTCGGTGACGGCGGGTCTGGTGACGGCGGGCTCGGTGACGGTGGGTTCGGTGACGGCGGGCCCGCCGATCTGGGGCCCGCCGATCTGGGGTCCGGCGATCGGGGGTCTGGCGGTGGGGTGGATGCCGGCATGCTGCTGGCCTGGGCGCACGAGCTGCGCAAAGGCCGCCCGGTCCCCGAGCCGCCGGTCTGCGACGCCCGGACGCAGGACGCCGAGCAGGCGGAGCTGACGGGCATCGCCGCCGAGCACGTCGAACGGAAGGGATCCGCGAGCTCGCCGTTCGCGCTCGTGGCGCGCTGGTGGCGGGTCGTGGTGATGGTGGCCGGAGGGGCGGTGCTGGCGGGGTGGGTGTCGATGGCGCTCGGCGTGGGCAGGCCGTACTGGGCCGTGGTGACGGCGGCGGCCGTGTTCGCCGCGAACACCACCATGTCCTGGAGCCGAGCCCTCCAGCGCGTGGTGGGCAACCTGCTGGGCGTCGCCCTGTTCACCTTGATCGTCCCCGTGACGAGGTGGGGCGCGGTGGCGCTGGTCGTGGCCGTGCTGGTCATGCAGTTCGTCACGGAGGCGGCGATCACCCGCAACTACTGGCTGGGCAGCGTGTTCGTCGCCCCCATGGCCATGCTGATGACCGAGTTCGCGAGGGCGGAGCCGGTGCCGGCGCTGGTGGCCGATCGCTGGCTGGACACCTGCCTCGGGGCGGCCGCCGGGTTGCTGGCCTGCGTGGTGCTGCCCGACCGGCGGGCCGCCGCCCGCGTACGGGACGGGCTGGAACGACTGGAGCACCTGATCGGGGAGCCGCGGGGGCGGGCGGAGCGCGACCGGCTGCGTGCGGCGCTGGTGGAGCTGCGTGAGGCGGCCGACCTCGCGGCGGGCGAGTGGTGGAGCGCGGCGCTGCCGCAGGAACGCATCGCGGCGGCCGAGCGGGCCGGTCACCACCGGCTGGCCGAGCTGTCCGCGTAA
- a CDS encoding S41 family peptidase → MTEPTSGVAKQELDDFLRTADKLTLDDRRLLVQQALVLIEQNYVHLPLKAAMHAVNPVQRLRLLAVRLSRQTPQTMGPEWRFHAELSEIFHAVRDLHTNYLLPQPFSGRIAFLPYLIEEHYDGERRHYVITRTLQGFSAPGFGPGVEVTHWNGIPIDRAVEINAGRFAGSNPAARHARGLQSMTIRPLRVHVPPDESWVVLTYVGQDGIRRELSETWRVGENLPPFVNADELSVAATAQGLDLGADEISRALKLLYVPEAVTPHESLGGAELAAEPAEAGADVPTSMPGFFRARSVVTPSGTFGHIRVFSFSVNDPDAFVREFVRLIGLLPQNGLILDVRDNGGGHIFASEFLLQTLTPRPIVPEPTQFITTNLNLRICRQHQENPTEQIDLGPWCPSMEQALETGAVYSGAFSITPAGGANAIGQQYFGPVVLITNALCYSATDIFAAGFQDHKIGKILGTDDNTGAGGANVWTHELLKLLLELPSPAPETPYKPLPGGAGMRVSIRRTLRVHDLAGTPVEDLGVVPDFRHRMTRRDVLQGNEDLLAKAGEILSGQPVRRLDVQVSAAQVTLTTALVDRADLYLDGRPAASVDVKQQVTTVPAPGAGTAHVIRVEGFQGGELVASRTILRP, encoded by the coding sequence ATGACCGAGCCCACGAGCGGCGTCGCGAAGCAGGAACTGGACGACTTCCTTCGCACGGCGGACAAACTCACACTCGACGACAGGAGACTCCTGGTTCAGCAGGCGCTGGTGCTCATCGAGCAGAACTACGTGCATCTGCCGCTGAAGGCCGCGATGCACGCGGTGAACCCGGTGCAGCGGCTGCGGCTGCTCGCCGTGCGCCTGAGCAGGCAGACCCCGCAGACCATGGGCCCGGAATGGCGCTTCCACGCGGAACTGTCCGAGATCTTCCACGCGGTACGCGACCTGCACACCAACTATCTGCTGCCGCAGCCGTTCTCCGGCAGGATCGCCTTCCTCCCGTACCTCATCGAGGAGCACTACGACGGCGAGCGCCGCCACTACGTGATCACCCGGACGCTGCAGGGCTTCTCCGCCCCCGGCTTCGGCCCCGGCGTCGAGGTGACGCACTGGAACGGCATCCCGATCGACCGGGCGGTGGAGATCAACGCGGGCCGGTTCGCGGGCAGCAACCCGGCGGCCAGGCACGCGCGCGGCCTGCAGTCGATGACGATCAGGCCGCTGCGCGTGCACGTGCCGCCGGACGAGTCCTGGGTGGTGCTCACCTACGTCGGCCAGGACGGGATCCGCCGCGAGCTGAGCGAGACCTGGCGCGTCGGCGAGAACCTGCCGCCGTTCGTGAACGCCGACGAGCTGTCCGTCGCCGCCACCGCCCAGGGCCTCGACCTCGGCGCGGACGAGATCTCCCGGGCGCTCAAGCTGCTGTACGTGCCCGAGGCCGTCACCCCGCACGAGAGCCTGGGCGGCGCCGAGCTCGCCGCCGAACCCGCCGAGGCAGGCGCGGACGTCCCCACCTCCATGCCCGGCTTCTTCCGCGCCAGGAGCGTCGTCACGCCGTCCGGCACGTTCGGCCACATCCGCGTGTTCAGCTTCAGCGTCAACGATCCCGACGCGTTCGTCCGCGAGTTCGTCCGGCTCATCGGGCTGCTGCCGCAGAACGGCCTGATCCTGGACGTGCGCGACAACGGCGGCGGGCACATCTTCGCCAGCGAGTTCCTGCTGCAGACGCTCACGCCGCGCCCGATCGTGCCGGAGCCGACGCAGTTCATCACGACGAACCTGAACCTGCGGATCTGCCGCCAGCACCAGGAGAACCCGACCGAGCAGATCGACCTCGGCCCCTGGTGCCCGTCCATGGAGCAGGCGCTGGAGACGGGCGCCGTCTACTCCGGCGCGTTCTCCATCACCCCGGCCGGCGGGGCGAACGCGATCGGCCAGCAGTACTTCGGCCCCGTCGTGCTGATCACCAACGCGCTCTGCTACTCGGCGACCGACATCTTCGCCGCCGGCTTCCAGGACCACAAGATCGGCAAGATCCTCGGCACGGACGACAACACCGGCGCGGGCGGCGCCAACGTGTGGACGCACGAGCTGCTCAAGCTCCTGCTCGAACTCCCCTCCCCCGCCCCCGAGACCCCCTACAAGCCGCTGCCGGGCGGGGCCGGCATGCGGGTCTCGATCCGGCGCACGCTGCGCGTGCACGACCTGGCCGGCACGCCCGTCGAGGACCTCGGGGTGGTGCCCGACTTCCGGCACCGGATGACCCGCAGGGACGTCCTTCAGGGCAACGAGGACCTGCTGGCCAAGGCCGGCGAGATCCTCTCCGGGCAGCCGGTGCGGCGGCTCGACGTGCAGGTCTCCGCCGCGCAGGTGACGCTCACGACCGCGCTCGTGGACCGGGCGGACCTCTACCTCGACGGCAGGCCCGCGGCGTCGGTGGACGTGAAGCAGCAGGTCACGACCGTGCCGGCGCCGGGTGCGGGGACGGCGCACGTCATCCGGGTGGAGGGGTTCCAGGGCGGCGAGCTGGTCGCCTCCCGGACGATCCTGCGGCCTTGA
- a CDS encoding LLM class flavin-dependent oxidoreductase yields the protein MHVGLGLPVTDPESLLDWASRAEAGPFTTLGLLDRLVYDNPEPLVTLAVLAGATTRIRLQTEVLLPPLRETALLAKQAATLDRLSGGRFVLGVGIGGRADDHVAAGTDLRTRGRRMDEQLATMRRLWAGEPYGEGAGPIGPAPARPGGPEVLIGGFKPRALERVARWGDGFLAAAPPSWAGGLFDTVRAAWKAHGRDGSPRIVAQVGAAIGPEPVIDEARAAMGAYYASSGVADYMVAGMLTTPAAVRDAVARLGDLGADEVMLYCFGRDPGQADRFADLL from the coding sequence ATGCACGTCGGCCTCGGCCTGCCCGTCACCGACCCCGAGTCGCTGCTCGACTGGGCCAGCAGGGCCGAAGCGGGCCCCTTCACCACTCTGGGCCTGCTCGACCGTCTCGTCTACGACAACCCCGAGCCGCTGGTCACGCTCGCCGTCCTCGCCGGCGCCACCACCAGGATCCGGCTCCAGACCGAAGTCCTCCTGCCGCCGCTGCGCGAGACCGCGCTGCTCGCCAAGCAGGCCGCGACCCTCGACCGGCTCAGCGGCGGCCGGTTCGTCCTGGGCGTCGGCATCGGCGGCCGGGCTGACGACCACGTGGCCGCCGGCACCGACCTGCGTACCCGCGGGCGCCGCATGGACGAGCAGCTCGCCACGATGCGGCGGCTGTGGGCCGGCGAGCCGTACGGCGAGGGCGCCGGCCCCATCGGGCCCGCACCCGCGCGGCCGGGCGGGCCCGAGGTGCTGATCGGCGGCTTCAAGCCCCGCGCGCTGGAGCGGGTGGCCCGCTGGGGCGACGGCTTCCTGGCCGCCGCGCCGCCCTCCTGGGCCGGCGGGCTGTTCGACACCGTGCGCGCCGCCTGGAAGGCGCACGGGCGCGACGGCTCGCCACGGATCGTCGCCCAGGTCGGCGCCGCCATCGGGCCCGAGCCCGTGATCGACGAGGCCCGGGCGGCGATGGGCGCCTACTACGCCTCGTCCGGGGTTGCGGACTACATGGTCGCGGGGATGCTCACCACCCCCGCCGCCGTCCGGGACGCCGTCGCCCGCCTCGGGGATCTCGGGGCGGACGAGGTCATGCTCTACTGCTTCGGCCGCGACCCCGGACAGGCCGACCGCTTCGCCGACCTCCTCTGA
- a CDS encoding sialidase family protein → MLRLRTVGAAIAAVVAVAVTASPAAAAQPPTHTWHKQTLWKQFTSTDPATGARVTTCYRLPAVVKTAGNVLLAFAERRNRNNCADHGAFDVVMRRSTDNGVTWEASRVVLASTAGAALQGNATVVADSTGPVFLFTTSEPTATQTTPRVPKVQVSTDDGRTWSAPDDLSGVIKAPAGAGDWFATGPGHGIQLTRGDHAGRLVVPVYFAVGSRQSVRLVYSDDHGGSWKIGATATYDKSVLKLGEQTLAELSDGSILVIARNGAVPDDQTSVHGLARGVSRDGGLTFDGGFRADGAITAPPTHPALLRQRWDTAGYSRILLSAPATPKTDNNAVGMNVRSSFDEGATWRDYNGTVNNAGVRIDGDHAGYSDLTLIGNGAIGVLYEAGAARFRDEIRWNWFWESAIGLR, encoded by the coding sequence ATGCTGAGATTACGCACGGTGGGCGCCGCGATCGCCGCCGTCGTGGCCGTGGCGGTCACCGCCTCGCCCGCCGCGGCCGCGCAGCCGCCCACCCACACCTGGCACAAGCAGACCCTGTGGAAGCAGTTCACCAGCACCGACCCGGCCACCGGGGCCAGGGTCACCACCTGCTACCGGCTCCCGGCCGTCGTCAAGACCGCAGGGAACGTGCTGCTCGCCTTCGCCGAGCGGCGCAACAGGAACAACTGCGCCGACCACGGCGCGTTCGACGTCGTCATGCGCCGCTCCACCGACAACGGCGTGACCTGGGAGGCGAGCAGGGTCGTGCTGGCGAGCACGGCGGGCGCGGCACTCCAGGGGAACGCGACCGTGGTGGCCGACTCGACCGGTCCGGTGTTCCTGTTCACGACCTCCGAGCCGACCGCCACCCAGACGACGCCCCGCGTCCCGAAGGTCCAGGTCAGCACCGACGACGGGCGGACGTGGTCGGCGCCCGACGACCTGTCCGGCGTGATCAAGGCGCCGGCGGGCGCGGGCGACTGGTTCGCCACGGGCCCCGGGCACGGGATCCAGCTCACGCGCGGCGACCACGCGGGCCGGCTCGTCGTGCCCGTCTACTTCGCCGTGGGGAGCCGGCAGAGCGTACGGCTGGTCTACAGCGACGACCACGGCGGCTCATGGAAGATCGGCGCGACCGCCACGTACGACAAGTCGGTGCTCAAGCTGGGCGAGCAGACGCTGGCCGAGCTGTCCGACGGCAGCATCCTCGTGATCGCCCGCAACGGCGCCGTCCCCGACGACCAGACCTCCGTGCACGGCCTGGCCCGCGGCGTCAGCAGGGACGGCGGGCTGACGTTCGACGGCGGCTTCCGCGCCGACGGCGCCATCACCGCCCCGCCCACCCACCCCGCCCTGCTCCGCCAGCGCTGGGACACCGCCGGCTACAGCCGCATCCTGCTGTCGGCGCCCGCCACCCCCAAGACCGACAACAACGCGGTGGGCATGAACGTGCGCTCCTCCTTCGACGAGGGCGCGACCTGGCGCGACTACAACGGCACCGTCAACAACGCCGGCGTGCGGATCGACGGGGACCACGCCGGGTACTCGGACCTGACGCTCATCGGCAACGGCGCGATCGGCGTGCTGTACGAGGCGGGCGCGGCCCGCTTCCGCGACGAGATCCGGTGGAACTGGTTCTGGGAGAGCGCCATCGGCCTGCGCTGA